A region from the Lolium perenne isolate Kyuss_39 chromosome 4, Kyuss_2.0, whole genome shotgun sequence genome encodes:
- the LOC127296016 gene encoding oxysterol-binding protein-related protein 3C — MGSKDQDLPASSGAGAGGGGGFFQSITKGMRSLGLAVTNSVNGMVGYEGLEVINPDGGTEDAEAEAMKGRWKQEDRDGYWKMMNKYIGSDVTSLVTLPVIIFEPMTMLQKIAEIMEYCELLDKADECEDPYMRMVYASTWAVSVYFALQRTWKPFNPILGETYEMVNHRGVTFIAEQVSHHPPMGVAHGENEHFTYDITSKLKTKFLGNSVEVYPIGRTRVTLKKSGVVLELIPPLTKVNNLIFGRTWVDSPGELVMNNLTTGDKAVLYFQPCGWFGAGRYEVDGYVYSAAEEPKMMVTGKWNKSLSYQPCDQEGDPLPGTELTEVWKVAPTPANDKHQYTYFAHKLNSFDTAPKKLLPSDSRLRPDRYALEKGDMSKSGAEKSRLEEQQRAEKRTRETKGEQFTPKWFSKTDDISPTPWGDLEVYEYNGKYTEHRAAIDSSSVAEETDQSSIEFNPWQYGDSSQ; from the exons ATGGGGTCCAAGGACCAGGACCTGCCCGCCTcgtccggcgccggcgccggcggcggcggaggcttcTTCCAGTCCATCACCAAGGGCATGCGCAGCTTGGGCCTCGCCGTCACCAACTCGGTCAACGG GATGGTCGGCTACGAAGGTCTTGAAGTTATTAACCCGGATGGAGGCACAGAAGATGCGGAAGCAGAGGCGATGAAGGGGCGATGGAAGCAGGAG GATCGCGATGGTTACTGGAAGATGATGAACAAGTACATAGGATCAGATGTTACGTCACTTGTTACACTTCCAGTCATTATCTTTGAGCCAATGACGATGCTCCAGAAAATAGCAGAG ATTATGGAATATTGTGAACTTTTAGACAAAGCAGATGAATGTGAAGATCCGTACATGCGTATGGTATATGCTT CTACATGGGCTGTATCAGTCTACTTTGCGCTCCAGCGCACGTGGAAGCCTTTCAATCCCATCCTTGGAGAGACATATGAGATGGTTAACCACCGGGGTGTCACATTTATTGCTGAGCAG GTAAGCCACCATCCTCCAATGGGTGTAGCTCATGGTGAGAACGAACATTTTACTTATGACATTACATCAAAGTTGAAGACAAAATTCTTGGGAAACTCAGTCGAAGTGTATCCAATTGGAAG GACTAGAGTGACACTTAAAAAATCTGGTGTGGTGTTGGAGTTGATACCACCGCTGACAAAGGTCAACAACTTGATATTTGGGCGCACATGGGTAGACTCTCCTGGAGAGTTGGTCATGAACAATCTGACAACTGGCGACAAAGCTGTGCTCTACTTCCAGCCATGTGGCTGGTTTGG GGCTGGCCGATATGAGGTGGATGGGTATGTATATAGTGCAGCTGAAGAACCAAAAATGATGGTAACAGGAAAATGGAACAAGTCGTTGAGTTACCAGCCATGTGATCAAGAAGGTGATCCTCTGCCAGGAACTGAACTAACAGAG GTGTGGAAAGTCGCTCCTACTCCAGCGAATGACAAGCACCAGTATACATACTTTGCGCACAAGCTAAATAGCTTTGATACGGCGCCCAAGAAGCTATTGCCTTCAGACTCTAGATTAAGGCCTGACAGATATGCCCTTGAGAAGGGCGACATGTCTAAATCTGGTGCAGAAAAGAGCAG GCTTGAAGAGCAGCAAAGAGCTGAAAAAAGAACCCGGGAAACCAAGGGAGAGCAGTTCACCCCGAAATGGTTCAGCAAGACCGACGATATCTCCCCTACTCCGTGGGGTGACCTGGAGGTGTACGAATACAACGGCAAATACACCGAGCACCGGGCCGCCATCGACAGCTCGAGTGTGGCCGAGGAGACAGACCAGAGCTCCATTGAGTTCAACCCGTGGCAATATGGCGACTCTTCCCAATGA